The Pseudanabaena galeata CCNP1313 genome includes a region encoding these proteins:
- a CDS encoding helix-turn-helix domain-containing protein, whose protein sequence is MNIERLKQPDIGNLIKSIRHDLQLSQEKFASQLGVSFSSLNRWENHKAMPSSLALKNINIYFNSLKDQGKDLLIL, encoded by the coding sequence ATGAACATAGAGAGACTAAAGCAGCCTGACATTGGAAATTTAATTAAATCTATTCGCCATGATTTGCAGCTATCTCAAGAAAAGTTTGCTAGTCAACTAGGAGTATCATTCTCTTCTCTTAACAGATGGGAAAATCACAAGGCTATGCCATCTTCTCTTGCTTTAAAGAATATAAATATTTACTTCAACTCCTTGAAAGATCAAGGCAAAGATCTGCTTATTTTATGA
- a CDS encoding 5'-nucleotidase, lipoprotein e(P4) family: MKKLLYSLTMFIALLSISFSAIAYNPKAITQLELNNQSILAVNWMQQSGEYQALAYQAFNIAKVAFNTALVNGISEPAVIVDLDETILDNSPYQASLIGSQKGFESKTWDQWIKAEQTLAIPGAIDFINYINTSGGKVFFVSNRGVSSGNSKINDLEISTKRNMLRLGFEGVNEQTLLLKGEFTKTINGRNDTSKQWRIDAVSNGKVDGINHNVVIFIGDNLNDFADISKNDNTVRKEFVAKTQKQQGILVINPDGFQPAYVTLPNPIYGDWENGLYNPQKFNKKNHWDLSPSQKFMQRLESLIKWKG; this comes from the coding sequence ATGAAAAAACTTTTATACTCTCTAACTATGTTTATTGCTTTACTGTCAATTAGCTTCAGTGCAATTGCATACAATCCCAAGGCAATAACACAACTAGAACTAAATAATCAATCAATTTTAGCTGTGAATTGGATGCAACAATCTGGTGAATATCAAGCGTTGGCTTATCAAGCCTTCAATATAGCCAAAGTTGCTTTTAATACTGCTTTAGTCAATGGGATTAGTGAGCCTGCCGTAATCGTCGATCTAGATGAAACTATCTTAGACAATAGTCCATATCAAGCTAGTTTAATTGGCAGCCAAAAAGGTTTTGAGAGTAAGACATGGGATCAATGGATTAAAGCGGAGCAAACTTTAGCAATTCCCGGAGCCATTGATTTTATAAACTATATCAACACCAGTGGCGGTAAAGTTTTCTTTGTTTCTAATCGAGGTGTTAGTAGTGGCAATAGTAAAATAAATGATCTAGAAATCTCAACTAAACGTAATATGCTTAGGTTAGGTTTTGAAGGTGTAAATGAACAAACTCTTTTATTAAAGGGTGAATTTACAAAAACAATTAATGGTAGAAATGACACATCAAAACAGTGGCGAATAGATGCAGTATCTAATGGAAAAGTCGATGGAATAAATCATAATGTGGTCATTTTTATAGGAGATAACCTCAATGACTTTGCTGATATCTCTAAAAATGACAATACAGTGAGGAAAGAATTTGTTGCCAAAACTCAAAAGCAGCAGGGGATACTTGTTATAAATCCAGACGGGTTTCAACCTGCCTATGTAACTTTGCCAAATCCGATATATGGTGATTGGGAAAATGGTTTATACAATCCTCAGAAATTTAACAAAAAAAATCATTGGGATCTATCTCCATCTCAAAAATTTATGCAGAGGCTAGAATCATTAATTAAGTGGAAAGGTTAA
- a CDS encoding thermonuclease family protein codes for MPRSEDKPTISVTPTNKLATNLKDLSSAKVIKIHDGDTISADSGQGVIKIRLACIDAPESNQKPWGDNATKFMQSLTPVGTTIQYRVADIDRYGRTVAEVYRGNVLINVEMVANGYAPVYQRYLSSCVQTQNEYLQSEAQAKSKRLGFWNQASICFPWDFRRKQCQ; via the coding sequence ATGCCTAGATCTGAAGACAAACCTACTATTTCAGTTACCCCTACTAATAAATTAGCAACTAATTTAAAGGATCTATCTAGCGCCAAAGTTATTAAAATTCATGATGGAGACACTATCTCTGCTGATTCTGGTCAAGGTGTCATCAAAATTAGACTAGCTTGTATAGATGCTCCAGAGTCTAATCAAAAGCCTTGGGGCGACAACGCTACCAAATTTATGCAGTCACTCACTCCTGTCGGTACAACTATTCAATACCGCGTAGCGGACATAGACAGATACGGCAGAACTGTTGCAGAAGTATATCGAGGCAACGTACTCATAAATGTAGAGATGGTTGCCAATGGTTATGCTCCAGTATATCAACGCTATTTGTCTAGCTGTGTTCAAACACAAAATGAATACCTCCAATCTGAAGCACAGGCTAAGAGCAAAAGACTGGGATTTTGGAATCAGGCAAGTATATGCTTCCCTTGGGACTTTAGAAGAAAACAATGTCAATAA